In the genome of Dermacentor variabilis isolate Ectoservices chromosome 5, ASM5094787v1, whole genome shotgun sequence, one region contains:
- the LOC142581799 gene encoding uncharacterized protein LOC142581799, protein MTMALKVQSVFALWTLSSDLVYVLLFPQFIALFFMPSKINAYGAASGFMIGLMARTLCGEPEFGVPVVLALPLYDAERGQQFPFRTFCMLLSLASLLGCSELAAYLFRSGHLEAHQDVWGCFVEEPSVANLRNGLSTNAAFNNAAGGGVSAMSTRIQTAGIKPRGQQVPDNEGTGEQRKDHSASTKSQRPAAAQHHYGTGARESKRPSNADSKGSGHSVKLADIAAGQKTPSKKSKERKGETAPAKSETAAAKGARAKKHK, encoded by the exons ATGACCATGGCCCTCAAAGTGCAGTCGGTGTTTGCGCTCTGGACGCTCTCCTCGGACCTTGTCTACGTGCTGCTCTTCCCTCAGTTCATCGCGCTCTTTTTCATGCCTAGCAAGATCAACGCCTACGGCGCAGCCAGTG GCTTCATGATAGGCCTGATGGCGCGGACCCTTTGCGGCGAGCCGGAATTCGGCGTTCCGGTTGTCTTGGCGCTGCCCCTTTACGACGCTGAGCGGGGCCAGCAGTTTCCTTTCCGGACCTTCTGCATGCTGCTGAGCCTGGCCAGCCTCCTCGGTTGCTCGGAGCTCGCTGCGTACCTGTTCCGCTCGGGTCACCTGGAAGCGCACCAGGATGTGTGGGGCTGCTTTGTGGAGGAGCCGTCGGTCGCGAATCTGCGCAACGGCTTGTCGACGAACGCGGCTTTCAACAACGCCGCCGGCGGTGGCGTGAGCGCGATGTCCACACGTATACAAACCGCTGGCATCAAGCCACGCGGCCAGCAAGTCCCCGACAATGAAGGCACGGGAGAACAGCGGAAAGACCATAGCGCATCGACGAAGAGCCAGCGGCCAGCTGCTGCACAGCATCACTACGGGACCGGCGCCCGGGAAAGCAAGCGGCCAAGCAATGCGGACTCGAAGGGCAGCGGTCATAGCGTCAAGTTGGCGGACATTGCGGCCGGGCAGAAGACCCCGTCCAAGAAAAGCAAAGAGCGGAAGGGCGAAACCGCCCCGGCGAAAAGCGAAACCGCCGCGGCAAAGGGCGCGAGAGCGAAGAAACATAAGTAG